One Trichomycterus rosablanca isolate fTriRos1 chromosome 23, fTriRos1.hap1, whole genome shotgun sequence genomic window carries:
- the zgc:112408 gene encoding stomatin produces MAERTRDKVRTDTDVFTDVNEDFQSDEGRSKSSGFCGVFLTALSFLLILVTFPVSIWGCMKIVKEYERAVIFRLGRLLGGAKGPGIFWILPCVDTFRKVDLRTVSFNIPPQEVLTKDSVTILVDGVVYYRVFNPTMSIIKVEDANLATQMLAQTTLRNMLGTKSLADILRDREEMAEQMEVVLYSASKNWGIKVERVELKDVKLPTTLQRAMAAEAEATREARAKVIAAEGEMKASCALKEAASIMSESPAALQLRYLQTLSEIATERNSTVVFPIPMDIISSFIRK; encoded by the exons ATGGCCGAGAGAACACGCGACAAAGTCAGGACGGATACAGACGTTTTTACAGATGTGAACGAAGACTTCCAGTCAG ACGAGGGGCGATCGAAAAGTTCGGGTTTCTGTGGGGTTTTCCTCACGGCTCTGTCTTTCCTGCTCATCCTTGTGACGTTCCCGGTGtccatatggggctgcatgaaG ATCGTCAAGGAATACGAGCGAGCAGTAATTTTCCGTCTAGGGCGACTCCTTGGGGGAGCAAAGGGACCTG GTATATTTTGGATTCTTCCATGCGTGGACACATTTCGCAAGGTTGATCTGAGGACAGTATCTTTCAACATTCCTCCCCAGG agGTGCTGACCAAAGACTCAGTAACTATACTGGTAGACGGAGTCGTGTACTACAGAGTCTTTAACCCGACAATGTCCATAATCAAAGTGGAGGATGCTAATCTGGCCACGCAGATGCTCGCACAGACCACACTGAGGAACATGCTGGGCACTAAGAGCCTGGCGGATATCTTACGTGATCGAGAGGAGATGGCAGAACAGATGGAG GTGGTGCTCTACTCTGCCTCAAAAAACTGGGGAATCAAAGTGGAGCGGGTGGAGCTAAAAGACGTCAAACTGCCGACTACACTACAGAGAGCCATGGCCGCTGAGGCCGAGGCCACCAGAGAGGCCCGTGCCAAG GTGATAGCTGCTGAGGGAGAGATGAAGGCATCATGTGCTCTGAAGGAGGCCGCGAGCATCATGTCCGAATCTCCGGCCGCTCTCCAGCTGCGCTACCTGCAGACGCTGTCCGAGATCGCGACCGAGAGGAACTCCACTGTGGTCTTCCCCATCCCCATGGACATCATCTCCAGCTTCATAAGGAAATGA
- the lipib gene encoding lipase member H, with amino-acid sequence MSPWELLALVSIFMLCRGQDDQCDDFSDLDFHETFIGTSLYVRLLLYTRVNLDCGRELPHHNFTSVPLFDVTKPTTFVIHGYRPTGAPPVWMNQLTQLLAAQADMNVLVVDWNRGAANLNYFTAVANTRHTAANITAFIERMKDNGACLDSIHLIGVSLGAHVAGFVGAMLGGQIGRITGLDPAGPMFAGVPPEERLDPTDARFVDVLHTDMNSFGLRGTHGHIDFYANGGLDQPGCPKTIFSGKSYFVCDHQRSVFLYLCSLNRSCHLTAYPCSSYVDFLNGQCLQCAAFKPVSCPVLGYDLSQWKDTLLKLGQTRVYFSTTAEPPYRRTGYRVDIVTWNQYLRWGVVILRLHSGKNASEARIDHELLRFERHTATRLLAQFDQDLYPVQKVSFRIVTGNVIGPRYKIRLLRMRITSLDQPDRPPMCRYDLIMEENTEIVFKPVSCDESHPHDSAQ; translated from the exons ATGAGTCCCTGGGAGCTCCTGGCTCTGGTGAGCATCTTCATGCTGTGCAGAG GCCAAGACGACCAGTGTGACGACTTCTCGGACCTGGATTTCCACGAGACGTTCATCGGCACCAGTCTGTACGTCCGTCTGCTCCTCTACACGCGGGTCAACCTGGACTGCGGCCGCGAGCTGCCCCACCACAACTTTACCAGCGTGCCTCTGTTCGACGTGACCAAACCCACCACCTTCGTCATCCACGGCTACCGGCCCACAGGCGCGCCGCCCGTCTGGATGAACCAGCTCACTCAGCTCCTGGCGGCGCAGGCCGACATGAACGTTCTGGTGGTGGACTGGAACCGCGGCGCTGCCAACCTCAATTACTTCACCGCTGTCGCGAACACGCGTCATACCGCCGCCAACATCACTGCCTTTATAGAGAGAATGAAG GACAATGGAGCATGTCTGGACTCGATCCATCTGATAGGCGTGAGCCTGGGGGCACACGTGGCCGGGTTTGTAGGTGCAATGCTGGGAGGCCAAATTGGCAGAATTACAG GTCTGGACCCAGCCGGACCCATGTTTGCTGGTGTGCCTCCAGAGGAGCGTCTGGATCCAACCGATGCCCGGTTTGTGGACGTCTTGCATACAGATATGAACT CCTTTGGTCTCAGAGGAACTCACGGTCATATTGATTTTTATGCAAACGGAGGACTCGATCAGCCCGGGTGTCCCAAGACCATCTTCTCAG GAAAGTCATATTTCGTTTGCGACCACCAGCGCTCTGTGTTCCTCTACCTGTGCTCTCTGAACCGCTCCTGTCACCTCACGGCGTACCCCTGCTCCTCCTACGTGGACTTTCTCAACGGACAGTGTCTGCAGTGTGCGGCCTTTAAACCGGTGTCCTGTCCTGTTCTAG GTTATGACTTGAGCCAGTGGAAGGACACGCTCTTAAAACTGGGACAGACGCGGGTCTATTTCTCCACCACAGCAGAACCACCGTACAGAA GAACGGGTTACAGAGTGGATATCGTCACGTGGAACCAGTACCTGCGCTGGGGGGTCGTCATCCTCCGTCTGCACAGCGGGAAAAACGCCAGCGAGGCCAGGATAGACCA CGAGCTGCTGAGGTTCGAGCGGCACACGGCTACACGACTGCTGGCCCAGTTCGACCAGGACTTGTATCCAGTTCAGAAGGTTTCCTTCAGGATCGTCACGGGGAACGTGATCGGGCCTCGATACAAGATCAGACTGCTGCGCATGCGGATCACGTCACTGGACCAGCCGGACAG GCCTCCAATGTGCAGGTACGACCTCATAATGGAGGAGAACACAGAGATCGTCTTCAAGCCAGTATCATGTGACGAGTCTCATCCACACGACTCCGCCCAGTAA